One genomic region from Flavobacteriales bacterium encodes:
- a CDS encoding tryptophan 7-halogenase, with translation MARVNNQNQPYHVVVCGGGLAGLTLSLQLKKLRPELQVTVIEKTTRPLPDAAHKVGESTVEIGAHYFGEVLGLKSYLQQHQMPKLGLRYFYGGGKLPLEQRPELGTSMYSPVPSYQLDRGTFESDLREMALKAGIQLLEGASLEDIQFAEIGEKHQVNYSLNGKSGSVSANWVVDAMGRRRYLQTKFGLKKESLHSASAVWFRIEGQVSVNDLVPASNTDWHQRNIEDRYLSTNHLMGHGYWVWLIPLATGNTSIGIVTQNDIHDFAAYSRSYETSFQWLQTHEPQLAKHLEEQGPIDFRKIKNYSYGSEQLFSENRWSCVGEAGLFSDPFYSPGSDTIAITNTYTCNLILSDMNGTFSKEMVDLLNHEVLDVRFPDQLSYFINGYHTFGNTAVAATKFLWDTIYYWRVYSHPFLCGFMGDTEFIRMYAEKVKQLSVVNRALQAEFRTWAEATEDAHHFEFCNLAIKRLFIESAIGLMTRPKKEDYHRYLDEQLAFFTQISEALRANAAGRSDLKAFEPFHAFYGPISEAEKKKNRTNQRIAKIGNGALLYSFRAFYLRLFVQGKNQVHGRSFLRMLYSE, from the coding sequence ATGGCCAGAGTCAACAATCAAAACCAACCATATCATGTGGTGGTCTGCGGTGGCGGATTGGCGGGATTGACCCTTTCACTGCAACTCAAAAAACTGCGACCTGAACTTCAGGTAACCGTCATCGAGAAAACCACCCGCCCCCTGCCCGATGCTGCTCACAAGGTGGGCGAATCGACTGTGGAGATCGGGGCGCATTACTTCGGAGAAGTGCTCGGGCTGAAGTCCTATCTGCAACAGCATCAAATGCCCAAACTGGGTCTGCGCTATTTCTACGGAGGTGGAAAGTTGCCATTGGAGCAACGTCCCGAATTGGGCACTAGCATGTATTCGCCCGTTCCTTCCTATCAACTCGACCGCGGCACTTTTGAATCGGACCTTCGGGAGATGGCGTTAAAGGCTGGTATACAACTGCTTGAAGGCGCTTCGTTGGAGGATATTCAGTTCGCGGAGATTGGAGAAAAGCATCAGGTAAATTATTCCTTGAACGGGAAAAGCGGAAGCGTTTCGGCAAATTGGGTAGTTGATGCCATGGGGCGAAGAAGATACCTGCAGACCAAGTTCGGACTGAAGAAGGAAAGTCTGCACTCAGCCAGTGCTGTCTGGTTCAGGATAGAAGGACAAGTGTCGGTCAATGATCTTGTTCCTGCTTCAAACACCGACTGGCATCAGCGAAATATTGAAGATCGCTACCTCTCTACCAATCACCTCATGGGTCATGGTTATTGGGTCTGGCTCATTCCACTGGCGACTGGAAATACAAGCATCGGAATCGTAACGCAGAACGACATTCACGATTTCGCGGCCTATTCGCGTTCGTACGAAACCAGTTTTCAGTGGCTCCAAACGCACGAACCTCAACTTGCCAAGCATCTAGAAGAACAAGGGCCCATCGACTTCCGAAAGATCAAGAACTATAGCTACGGTTCAGAACAGCTTTTCTCTGAAAACCGATGGAGTTGCGTGGGCGAAGCTGGGCTCTTCTCCGATCCGTTTTACAGTCCGGGTTCAGACACCATCGCCATTACCAATACCTACACCTGCAATCTCATTCTTTCCGATATGAATGGAACGTTCAGCAAGGAAATGGTCGATCTGTTGAACCATGAAGTGCTTGACGTGCGTTTCCCCGATCAGTTGAGCTATTTCATTAATGGTTACCACACCTTCGGAAATACGGCTGTGGCGGCCACCAAATTCCTGTGGGACACGATCTACTACTGGCGCGTGTATTCGCATCCATTCCTCTGCGGATTTATGGGCGATACGGAGTTTATTCGGATGTATGCGGAAAAGGTGAAGCAGCTTTCTGTTGTCAATCGCGCCTTGCAGGCTGAGTTCAGAACATGGGCTGAAGCAACGGAAGACGCGCATCATTTCGAGTTCTGCAATTTGGCCATCAAACGGCTTTTCATCGAAAGCGCCATCGGACTGATGACCCGTCCAAAGAAGGAAGACTACCATCGTTATTTGGATGAACAACTGGCATTCTTCACGCAGATAAGCGAGGCGCTTAGAGCCAACGCTGCCGGGCGTTCCGATCTGAAAGCCTTCGAACCATTCCATGCTTTTTATGGCCCGATTTCGGAAGCAGAAAAGAAGAAGAACCGCACCAATCAGCGCATTGCCAAGATTGGAAATGGCGCGCTGCTCTACTCCTTCCGCGCGTTCTACTTGCGACTTTTTGTTCAAGGAAAAAACCAAGTACATGGACGTTCTTTCCTTCGGATGCTCTATTCGGAATAA
- a CDS encoding cation:proton antiporter, whose translation MTTAIIITLCSLLLVAYVFALTSAKTKIPSVLLLLILGWAAKQATVFLHIQLPDFNPALPVIATIGLVLIVLEGSLELKVDRTKIGLITKSFFGALIPIILLAVVIAYGFHYLGDYDLRLCFINAIPFCIISSAIAIPSAVNLDAETKEFVIYESSLSDILGVLIFNFLLLNKVYDQFTFLHFGLQILLMLVISIAATLALSFLLARITHHVKFVPIILLVVLLYTVLKEYHLPSLIFILLFGLFIGHLHKFKDHPWAAKLIPYDPEKDVELFTVLTIEGTFLIRSLFFFVFGFLLETSELTDIDSGLLAVTMVCLFMIVRIIQLAISRLPLAPLLFVAPRGLITILLFLYITPAESIELVNRSLIIQVIVLTVLVMTFGMMASGSSKKTELEPAMADDAPSENPIDEQLPEAISQVAEEPDVQTTEEIPDATDPTEDK comes from the coding sequence GTGGCCTACGTTTTTGCGCTCACCTCTGCCAAGACCAAGATTCCATCGGTACTGTTGCTGCTTATTTTGGGATGGGCTGCCAAGCAAGCCACCGTGTTCCTACATATTCAATTACCTGATTTCAACCCGGCATTGCCCGTCATTGCCACCATCGGTCTGGTTCTTATTGTGTTGGAAGGTTCTTTGGAACTGAAAGTAGACAGAACGAAGATCGGGCTCATCACCAAATCGTTTTTCGGTGCCCTCATTCCCATCATTCTTCTTGCCGTAGTTATCGCCTACGGGTTCCATTACTTGGGTGACTATGACCTTCGTCTGTGCTTCATCAACGCCATTCCGTTTTGCATCATTAGCAGTGCCATCGCTATTCCAAGTGCTGTGAATCTGGATGCGGAAACCAAGGAATTCGTCATTTATGAAAGCAGTCTTTCAGACATATTGGGTGTGCTCATTTTCAATTTTCTTCTCCTTAATAAGGTCTACGACCAATTCACTTTCCTCCATTTCGGACTGCAGATATTGCTCATGCTGGTCATCTCCATTGCAGCAACCCTTGCCTTATCGTTTCTGCTTGCACGCATTACCCATCATGTCAAGTTCGTTCCCATTATCCTGCTAGTGGTACTGCTTTATACAGTGCTCAAGGAATATCATCTTCCAAGTCTGATATTCATTCTGCTGTTCGGCTTGTTCATTGGGCATTTGCATAAGTTCAAGGATCATCCCTGGGCAGCAAAGCTGATTCCTTACGATCCAGAAAAGGATGTGGAACTGTTCACCGTACTCACAATCGAAGGCACTTTCCTTATCCGTTCCTTATTCTTCTTCGTTTTCGGATTTCTGTTGGAAACGTCCGAACTTACTGACATCGATTCAGGGCTTTTAGCGGTTACAATGGTCTGTCTTTTCATGATTGTTCGGATCATTCAACTGGCCATTTCCAGACTACCCCTTGCTCCTCTCCTATTTGTAGCTCCTCGTGGGCTCATCACCATTCTGCTTTTCCTTTATATCACGCCTGCAGAAAGTATTGAACTGGTAAACCGCTCGCTTATCATTCAGGTAATTGTTCTCACTGTATTGGTCATGACCTTTGGTATGATGGCCAGCGGCTCCAGTAAAAAGACGGAACTAGAACCTGCGATGGCAGATGATGCTCCTTCAGAAAACCCGATCGATGAGCAGCTACCCGAAGCCATTTCGCAAGTAGCGGAAGAACCAGATGTTCAAACTACGGAGGAGATTCCAGATGCTACCGATCCAACGGAAGATAAATAG
- a CDS encoding acyl carrier protein has product MAYTQSQIQDELHSYLSKRFLAKGVQLDAALPFADFGIDSMTVVELVMHIEEKFSIEIPADQLTGDNLKSLESLVNCAMANQAK; this is encoded by the coding sequence ATGGCATATACTCAAAGTCAAATTCAAGACGAGCTCCACTCCTACCTGTCCAAACGCTTTTTGGCTAAGGGCGTGCAATTGGATGCTGCCCTTCCCTTTGCCGACTTCGGCATCGATTCGATGACCGTGGTGGAACTTGTGATGCACATTGAAGAGAAATTCAGTATAGAGATTCCTGCCGATCAGCTGACTGGAGACAATCTCAAATCGCTGGAATCGTTGGTAAACTGCGCAATGGCTAATCAGGCCAAATGA
- the crtI gene encoding phytoene desaturase, producing the protein MKKARTCAVVGSGIAGLAAAIRLAKQGFDVTVFEANATAGGKMSELKANGYRFDKGPTVLTKPEYVEELFALCGKSITGKWSYTAVEPIFHYFFDDGTVIRSSKDQRKFAAEVEAKTNASASSVLDFLKQSETKHELTDEVFLQRSLHKFKNYLNWSTLRGVLNFAKVDVFRSMNKANSKQFADQKVVDIFNRYASYNGSNPYLAPATLNVIAHYEITLGTYFSEGGIHRIIQVLQQLAEEMGVKFRFNTPVLELLTEAKQVTGIRTKEGKEDFDLVVSNGDVYNTYKRLLPNSVAPKRFIEQPRSSSVIVFYWGMDRSFSQLGVHNMFLTNDSKKEYEHLFTHGTLYNDPTVHLTISSKMNAKDAPEGHENWAALISVPHDTGQDWDALVSSSRKRIIRKLNAILKTDIEANIVFEDVLDPRKVSSETGAAFGAVFGNSSNSMFSAFLRHPNFSSDLENLFFCGGTAHPGPGIPLCLLSAKIASDLIQEKFRPTNET; encoded by the coding sequence TTGAAAAAAGCAAGGACATGTGCAGTGGTGGGTTCGGGTATTGCCGGTCTGGCCGCTGCCATCCGTTTGGCAAAGCAAGGCTTTGATGTGACCGTGTTTGAAGCCAATGCCACAGCTGGTGGCAAAATGAGTGAGTTGAAAGCCAATGGCTATCGCTTCGATAAAGGCCCAACCGTACTCACCAAACCCGAATATGTAGAGGAATTGTTTGCGCTTTGCGGCAAGTCCATCACTGGCAAATGGAGCTACACGGCTGTGGAACCCATTTTCCATTATTTCTTTGATGATGGCACCGTAATACGTTCATCCAAAGACCAACGGAAATTTGCAGCAGAGGTTGAGGCGAAAACCAACGCATCGGCCAGTTCTGTGCTCGATTTCCTCAAGCAATCGGAGACAAAGCATGAGCTCACAGACGAGGTTTTTCTGCAACGCTCGCTTCATAAATTCAAGAATTACCTCAACTGGAGCACGCTTCGTGGTGTGCTCAACTTTGCCAAGGTGGATGTGTTCCGTTCGATGAACAAGGCCAACAGCAAGCAGTTTGCAGACCAGAAAGTGGTGGATATCTTCAATCGCTATGCGAGCTACAACGGTTCGAACCCTTACCTCGCTCCTGCTACACTGAATGTGATTGCGCATTACGAGATCACCCTCGGTACGTATTTCTCCGAAGGTGGCATTCATCGCATCATTCAGGTTTTGCAACAATTGGCCGAAGAAATGGGCGTCAAGTTCCGTTTCAACACGCCTGTTCTTGAGTTACTCACCGAAGCAAAACAGGTAACTGGCATCCGAACCAAGGAAGGAAAAGAAGATTTTGATCTGGTGGTAAGCAATGGAGATGTGTATAACACGTACAAGCGGCTGTTGCCGAATTCAGTGGCGCCAAAGCGTTTCATTGAACAACCACGCTCCAGTTCGGTTATTGTCTTCTATTGGGGTATGGACAGAAGCTTTTCTCAATTGGGCGTGCACAACATGTTTCTGACGAATGATTCCAAGAAGGAATACGAACATCTGTTCACACATGGAACGCTCTACAATGACCCTACGGTTCACCTCACTATCAGCAGTAAAATGAACGCGAAGGATGCGCCTGAAGGACACGAAAACTGGGCAGCGCTCATTTCTGTTCCGCACGATACAGGGCAAGATTGGGATGCGCTGGTTTCTTCTTCGCGCAAGCGCATCATCCGTAAGTTGAATGCCATTCTTAAAACAGACATCGAAGCGAATATCGTATTTGAAGATGTGCTCGATCCGCGGAAAGTGAGCTCGGAAACAGGTGCTGCCTTTGGAGCTGTTTTCGGTAATAGTTCGAACAGCATGTTCTCCGCATTTCTGCGTCATCCGAACTTCTCTTCCGATCTGGAAAACCTCTTTTTCTGCGGGGGAACAGCTCATCCTGGTCCTGGCATTCCATTGTGTCTGCTTTCGGCCAAAATTGCCAGCGACCTGATACAGGAGAAATTCAGGCCAACGAACGAAACATGA